From a single Planctellipticum variicoloris genomic region:
- a CDS encoding PAS domain S-box protein — translation MRDAKYEALIAAAPDAIISIDACGIVVDFNPAAERIFGYEAHEIVGRNVSLLMPDPYRNLHDSFLERYLRTGENQVIGIGREVRAVRKDGRIFPMDLSVCEVTTESDHLFIGIVRDISPRKALDLRLVEEQRNAVDGQLQLLRRCSRLEQENSELRQSQAAATSTGDLLRAVLSASRILAADDDADSRFLIKRFLESAGAVVDTVVNGLEAIEAVNQGLRQGVQYAAIVLDLHMPVMDGRRTAVELRRLGYAGPLLALTADVFGQRELPVEKCGYDACLFKPINKSALIQGLQRQIELGEQRGGLRG, via the coding sequence ATGCGAGATGCAAAGTACGAGGCGCTGATCGCCGCCGCCCCGGATGCGATTATCAGCATTGACGCCTGCGGAATTGTCGTCGACTTCAATCCCGCCGCGGAACGGATCTTCGGCTACGAGGCGCACGAAATCGTAGGCCGGAATGTCTCGTTGCTGATGCCCGATCCCTACCGGAATCTGCACGATTCCTTCCTCGAACGATATCTCCGAACTGGAGAAAATCAGGTCATCGGAATCGGAAGAGAAGTCCGTGCCGTGCGGAAGGACGGGAGAATCTTTCCGATGGATCTGTCGGTCTGCGAAGTCACGACCGAATCCGACCATTTGTTCATCGGCATCGTTCGCGACATCAGCCCCCGCAAGGCGCTCGACTTGCGCCTTGTCGAGGAACAGCGGAATGCCGTCGACGGGCAACTCCAACTGCTTCGTCGCTGCAGTCGCCTCGAACAGGAAAACTCCGAACTTCGCCAGTCTCAGGCGGCGGCAACCAGCACCGGAGACCTCCTCAGAGCAGTCCTGAGCGCCAGTCGGATCCTGGCGGCGGATGACGACGCCGACTCCCGATTCCTCATCAAACGCTTTCTCGAATCGGCCGGCGCGGTCGTCGACACCGTCGTCAACGGCCTGGAGGCCATTGAAGCCGTCAATCAGGGCCTGCGACAGGGTGTCCAGTATGCCGCGATCGTGCTCGACCTGCATATGCCCGTCATGGACGGACGTCGCACGGCGGTCGAACTGCGACGGCTGGGTTACGCGGGGCCGCTCCTGGCGCTCACAGCCGACGTCTTCGGTCAGCGCGAACTGCCGGTCGAGAAATGCGGGTACGACGCCTGCCTGTTCAAGCCGATCAACAAATCCGCGCTGATCCAGGGGCTTCAGCGACAGATCGAGCTGGGCGAGCAGCGTGGCGGGCTCCGCGGTTGA
- a CDS encoding response regulator transcription factor: MPEVPTVFVVDDDLAVLHSLQTLLEEQGLPAECFSSAEAFLKSVDPQRPGCLVADLRMPGVTGLQLLQRLAESRQGRPTVVISGFAEVSSVVQSMKLGAIDVLEKPFHPGKFLAAVRNALQIDDQLRASTAEQRSALAQIEKLTADERPVMAGIVRGLTNREIADELDVSLRTVQFRRSSLMATLGLESKSQLIELAQRAGWSAT; encoded by the coding sequence ATGCCTGAAGTACCAACCGTGTTTGTGGTGGATGACGACCTCGCCGTGCTCCACTCGCTGCAGACTCTGCTCGAGGAACAAGGATTGCCGGCGGAATGCTTCTCGTCGGCAGAAGCGTTCCTGAAGAGCGTAGATCCGCAGCGACCGGGTTGCCTGGTGGCGGACCTGCGGATGCCGGGCGTAACGGGGCTGCAACTCCTGCAACGCCTGGCGGAAAGTCGCCAGGGTCGCCCGACCGTCGTCATTTCGGGGTTTGCCGAGGTGAGCAGCGTCGTGCAGTCGATGAAGCTGGGGGCGATCGACGTCCTCGAAAAGCCTTTTCATCCGGGCAAATTTCTGGCAGCAGTCCGCAACGCGCTTCAGATCGACGACCAGTTGAGAGCCAGCACGGCCGAACAGCGAAGTGCGCTGGCTCAGATCGAAAAATTGACCGCGGATGAAAGGCCGGTCATGGCGGGAATTGTCCGCGGACTGACCAACCGCGAGATCGCCGACGAACTGGACGTGAGCCTACGGACCGTCCAGTTCCGACGATCCAGCCTGATGGCGACCCTGGGGCTGGAATCCAAGTCGCAACTGATCGAACTGGCGCAGCGTGCGGGCTGGTCGGCAACCTGA